One window from the genome of Deinococcus sp. NW-56 encodes:
- a CDS encoding SDR family oxidoreductase, whose amino-acid sequence MRLQDKVVVVTGAASGMGLAMAQLFTREGAKVVAADWNGERLGAAVEGIRASGGEITPSQGDISDQTSAEGLIDLAVSTYGRIDVLVNNAGVMDYMAGVGELTDEVWTRVLGINLNGPMYTSRRAVRQMLEQGGGSIVNVASTAALSGGAAGAAYTTSKHGLIGLTRSTAWMYAQRGIRCNAICPGATKTNIAETMPQDRLDPTGAARAGAFAALIPAYLDSLDIAQLALFLASDEARYINGAIIPADGGWMAL is encoded by the coding sequence ATGCGCTTACAGGACAAGGTGGTCGTGGTGACCGGGGCCGCCTCGGGCATGGGGCTGGCGATGGCGCAGCTGTTCACGCGGGAGGGCGCGAAGGTCGTGGCTGCCGACTGGAACGGCGAACGGCTGGGGGCGGCCGTGGAGGGCATTCGCGCCTCGGGCGGCGAGATCACGCCCTCTCAGGGCGACATCTCCGACCAGACCAGCGCCGAAGGATTGATCGACCTCGCGGTGTCCACCTATGGGCGGATTGACGTGCTGGTGAACAACGCCGGGGTCATGGACTACATGGCGGGCGTGGGCGAACTCACGGACGAGGTCTGGACGCGGGTGCTGGGCATCAACCTCAACGGCCCGATGTACACCAGCCGCCGCGCCGTGCGGCAGATGCTGGAGCAGGGGGGCGGCTCGATCGTGAACGTCGCGTCCACGGCCGCGCTCAGCGGGGGCGCGGCGGGGGCGGCCTACACCACCTCCAAGCATGGGCTGATCGGCCTGACCCGCTCGACAGCGTGGATGTACGCCCAGCGCGGTATCCGCTGCAACGCCATCTGCCCCGGCGCGACCAAGACCAACATCGCGGAAACGATGCCGCAAGACCGCCTCGATCCCACAGGAGCCGCCCGTGCGGGGGCCTTCGCCGCGCTGATTCCGGCCTACCTCGACAGCCTGGACATCGCGCAACTCGCCCTGTTCCTGGCGTCGGACGAGGCGCGGTACATCAACGGGGCGATCATTCCGGCGGATGGGGGATGGATGGCGCTCTAG
- a CDS encoding thioredoxin family protein: MSTPPRQIRLRLPPFLGRALGHLLTRSTAKAGQTVPPPPALGLTRRSLLYFKSEGCAPCDGIDLFIGRLAAAGGLDLRVVDARRGEVPEQVYGGSLLLDREGSMRRAYGVRVFPTLLVTGPGGQVERVLVGADANEEQVRAGLGLA, translated from the coding sequence ATGTCCACTCCCCCCCGGCAGATTCGGCTGCGGCTTCCCCCCTTCCTCGGCCGCGCCCTCGGTCACCTGCTGACCCGGTCCACCGCGAAGGCCGGGCAGACGGTCCCGCCGCCGCCCGCGCTGGGGCTGACCCGGCGCTCGCTGCTGTACTTCAAGAGCGAGGGGTGCGCCCCGTGCGACGGCATCGACCTCTTTATCGGTCGGCTGGCGGCGGCGGGCGGCCTCGACCTGCGGGTGGTGGACGCCCGGCGGGGCGAGGTGCCCGAACAGGTCTACGGCGGCTCGCTGCTGCTCGACCGGGAGGGATCGATGCGCCGGGCCTACGGGGTGCGGGTCTTTCCCACCCTGCTGGTGACGGGTCCCGGTGGGCAGGTCGAGCGCGTGCTGGTCGGGGCCGACGCGAACGAGGAGCAGGTTCGGGCGGGGCTGGGGCTGGCCTAA
- a CDS encoding endonuclease MutS2, whose product MPFDSRALTALDFPRIRDALAQRSATSLGVERARAMMPSDDAGRIARELDEVEDALFGVSLSLGGIQDIRELHARAGEGRVLAGQELLNAAYSLDGAMTVKRAINTNSRGPLRDVALGLGEHSELVRRFLSSLDRDGGVRDDASPRLRDLRSRIEPLRNRIRERVTATLEKWAEVLQEHIVTIRRDRYVLPVQASRVGQVQGIIVDASASGQTYFVEPATITPLNNELARLILDEEAEVRRILTELSGLLAGDADIPMTLATVGELDLIAAKARLARDWHLNRPEQVGDHTYDLREARHPLIENPVPNDISLGDTKMLLITGPNMGGKTATLKTLGLAVLMHQCGLYVAAASARLPVVRDVLVDIGDEQSIEASLSTFASHLKHLRFVLRHAAPDTLVLIDELGSGTDPAEGAALAQSLIETLLAQDARGIITSHLSPLKLFALETPGLKNASMGFDLDALAPTYQLQVGQPGRSYALAIARRMGLPDDVLARAEALLGPDAGLMERMLEGLERERTDLADELERATNARREAEAELGRARQERETLEARRGEMLAEASQKAETLYADAIERVRSLRARAQEDSARPRVMQELRELRTAAQKARPAPPAPREDRGDPIRVGSRVDVPAYGATGQVLEMRGDDLVVQLGVMKVGVKRRDVRLKQEPQVKAPRPTFAGTAPSRFENELQLRGLGVEEAVEELRTAISEAHALKESPLRVVHGKGQGVLRRLLRDYLKTDKRVESFHDAEANQGGHGVTVVNIKR is encoded by the coding sequence ATGCCGTTCGACTCCCGCGCCCTGACTGCCCTCGACTTTCCGCGTATCCGTGACGCTCTCGCACAGCGCAGCGCCACGTCGCTGGGGGTGGAGCGGGCGCGGGCCATGATGCCCTCGGACGACGCCGGGCGGATCGCCCGCGAACTCGATGAGGTGGAGGACGCCCTCTTCGGCGTGAGCCTCAGCCTGGGCGGGATTCAGGACATCCGCGAGCTGCACGCGCGGGCGGGGGAGGGGCGGGTGCTGGCGGGGCAGGAACTCCTGAACGCCGCCTACTCACTCGACGGCGCGATGACCGTCAAACGGGCGATCAATACGAACTCGCGCGGTCCACTGCGCGACGTGGCGCTGGGGCTGGGAGAACACTCCGAACTCGTGCGCCGGTTCCTGTCCTCCCTCGACCGCGACGGTGGCGTGCGCGACGACGCCTCGCCCCGACTGCGCGACCTGCGCAGCCGCATTGAGCCGCTCCGCAACCGCATCCGCGAGCGCGTGACCGCCACGCTGGAGAAATGGGCGGAGGTCTTGCAGGAGCACATCGTCACCATCCGCCGCGACCGCTACGTGCTGCCGGTGCAGGCGAGCCGGGTGGGGCAGGTGCAGGGGATCATCGTGGACGCCTCGGCGTCGGGGCAGACTTACTTCGTCGAACCCGCGACCATCACCCCGCTGAACAACGAACTCGCCCGATTGATTCTCGACGAGGAGGCCGAGGTCCGCCGCATCCTCACCGAGCTGTCGGGCCTGCTAGCAGGTGACGCCGATATCCCGATGACCCTCGCCACGGTGGGCGAACTCGACCTGATCGCGGCCAAGGCGCGGCTGGCCCGCGACTGGCACCTCAACCGCCCCGAGCAGGTGGGGGACCATACCTACGACCTGCGGGAAGCGCGGCACCCCCTGATCGAGAACCCGGTGCCCAACGACATCAGCCTGGGCGACACCAAGATGCTGCTGATCACCGGGCCGAACATGGGCGGCAAGACGGCGACCCTCAAGACGCTGGGTCTGGCCGTCCTGATGCACCAGTGCGGGCTGTACGTGGCGGCGGCCTCGGCGCGGCTGCCCGTGGTGCGTGACGTGCTCGTCGACATCGGGGACGAGCAGAGCATCGAGGCCAGCCTGTCCACCTTCGCCTCGCACCTCAAGCACCTGCGATTCGTGCTGCGGCACGCGGCCCCCGACACGCTGGTCCTGATCGACGAGCTGGGGTCCGGCACCGACCCCGCCGAGGGCGCGGCGCTCGCGCAGTCCCTGATCGAGACGCTGCTCGCCCAGGACGCGCGGGGCATCATCACCTCGCACCTCTCGCCCCTGAAGCTCTTCGCGCTGGAGACGCCGGGCCTGAAAAACGCCTCGATGGGCTTCGACCTCGACGCGCTGGCGCCCACCTACCAGCTTCAGGTGGGCCAGCCGGGGCGCTCGTACGCGCTCGCCATCGCGCGGCGGATGGGCCTGCCGGACGACGTGCTGGCGCGGGCCGAGGCCCTGCTGGGACCGGACGCGGGGCTGATGGAGCGGATGCTGGAGGGCCTGGAACGCGAACGGACGGACCTCGCGGACGAGCTGGAGCGGGCCACGAACGCCCGTCGAGAGGCCGAGGCCGAACTCGGCCGTGCCCGCCAGGAACGCGAGACGCTGGAGGCCCGGCGGGGTGAAATGCTCGCGGAAGCTTCCCAGAAGGCCGAGACGCTCTATGCCGACGCCATCGAGCGCGTCCGCAGCCTGCGTGCCCGCGCCCAGGAGGACAGCGCCCGCCCCCGCGTGATGCAGGAGCTGCGCGAACTGCGCACGGCGGCGCAAAAGGCCCGCCCGGCCCCGCCCGCCCCCCGCGAGGACCGGGGCGACCCCATCCGGGTGGGCAGCCGGGTGGACGTGCCCGCGTATGGAGCGACCGGCCAGGTGCTGGAGATGCGCGGCGACGACCTCGTGGTGCAGCTCGGCGTGATGAAGGTGGGGGTCAAGCGCCGCGACGTGCGGCTCAAGCAGGAACCTCAGGTCAAGGCCCCGCGCCCCACCTTCGCCGGAACTGCCCCCAGCCGCTTCGAGAACGAGCTGCAACTGCGCGGCCTGGGGGTCGAGGAAGCCGTGGAGGAGTTGCGGACCGCCATCAGCGAGGCCCACGCCCTGAAGGAAAGCCCGCTGCGGGTCGTTCACGGCAAGGGGCAGGGGGTGCTGCGCCGCCTGCTGCGCGACTACCTCAAGACCGACAAGCGGGTCGAGTCCTTCCATGACGCGGAGGCCAACCAGGGCGGGCACGGGGTCACGGTCGTGAACATCAAGCGCTGA
- a CDS encoding sugar MFS transporter, with amino-acid sequence MSAVPAPTRLTASLLAPGAVAFLTLGVLQAMYGAAFPLFQERYGVGAGVVGWVASAHFLGSAAAPPLVGLALGRVSVRAVTVAGALILALGVLGVAVAPTWSLVVAAALLGGLGLGAVSAAINAAYASIGTRAANLVNAVFGVGSILAPLLVLGLGGVSLAWPFVVVAGLSLLTVLATRLWGVPGLRPPVAGTQAARPGPLLILFALVLGLYVGMEVGFGAWLARHLGSVGFAAPALILSGYWGGLTLGRVLTGLVGGRIAPARLVLASAALATLAALAATVPALAPAAYVLAGLSLGPVFGTTLAWTASRLPARQVPYLLVAGSAGGVLAPAGLGALVAAFGAEAVPLALAALGLGLTGLVAFTARVSERSLPASA; translated from the coding sequence ATGAGCGCCGTGCCCGCCCCGACCCGCCTGACCGCCTCCCTGCTCGCGCCGGGGGCGGTCGCCTTTCTGACCCTGGGCGTGCTTCAAGCGATGTACGGCGCCGCCTTCCCCCTCTTTCAGGAGCGCTACGGGGTCGGGGCGGGCGTGGTGGGCTGGGTGGCGAGTGCCCACTTCCTGGGGTCGGCGGCGGCCCCGCCACTGGTTGGGCTGGCGCTGGGGCGCGTGAGCGTGCGGGCGGTGACGGTGGCCGGGGCACTGATCCTGGCGCTGGGCGTGCTGGGGGTGGCAGTGGCCCCCACCTGGTCCCTGGTCGTCGCGGCGGCGCTGCTCGGCGGGCTGGGGCTGGGTGCGGTGAGTGCCGCGATCAACGCGGCCTACGCGAGCATCGGCACCCGCGCCGCCAACCTTGTGAACGCGGTGTTCGGGGTGGGGAGCATCCTCGCGCCGCTGCTGGTGCTGGGGCTGGGCGGCGTTTCGCTGGCGTGGCCCTTCGTGGTGGTCGCGGGGCTGAGCCTGCTCACCGTCCTGGCGACCCGCCTCTGGGGGGTGCCGGGGCTGCGGCCCCCGGTCGCCGGGACCCAGGCCGCCCGGCCGGGGCCGCTGCTGATCCTCTTCGCGCTGGTGCTGGGGCTGTACGTGGGGATGGAGGTGGGCTTCGGGGCGTGGCTGGCCCGGCACCTGGGCAGCGTGGGGTTCGCGGCCCCCGCCCTGATTCTCAGTGGATACTGGGGTGGGTTGACGCTGGGGCGGGTGCTGACCGGGCTGGTCGGGGGACGGATCGCCCCGGCGCGGCTGGTCCTGGCCTCCGCCGCCCTGGCGACCCTCGCGGCGCTGGCAGCGACCGTTCCGGCCCTGGCGCCCGCCGCCTACGTGCTCGCGGGCCTGAGCCTGGGGCCGGTGTTCGGCACCACCCTGGCGTGGACGGCCTCGCGCCTGCCCGCGCGGCAGGTGCCCTACCTGCTGGTGGCGGGGTCGGCGGGCGGGGTGCTGGCCCCGGCGGGCCTGGGGGCGCTCGTCGCCGCCTTCGGTGCGGAGGCTGTGCCCCTCGCGCTGGCCGCGCTGGGGCTGGGGCTGACCGGGCTGGTGGCCTTCACGGCGCGGGTCTCGGAGCGGTCCCTGCCCGCCTCCGCCTGA
- a CDS encoding GreA/GreB family elongation factor has protein sequence MVQAPRQVKLTREGYERLQRTLAQEQARLNEATRILQEQMETSADTEDTGLEDAKREKMGIEARIEELEETLARASIIEDHENDGRVELGAVVTLANETTKKDMRVQVVSAPEAAVLGGSLPRISEDSPVGKELMGRKKGEAFVVNLENGKQVKYRVQNIEY, from the coding sequence GTGGTTCAGGCACCCCGGCAGGTCAAACTCACCCGCGAAGGTTACGAGCGCCTCCAGCGCACCCTCGCTCAGGAACAGGCCCGGCTCAACGAGGCCACGCGCATCCTGCAAGAGCAGATGGAAACCAGCGCCGACACCGAGGACACCGGCCTCGAGGACGCCAAGCGCGAGAAGATGGGCATCGAGGCCCGCATCGAGGAACTCGAGGAGACGCTCGCCCGCGCCTCCATCATCGAGGACCACGAGAACGACGGCCGGGTCGAGCTTGGCGCGGTCGTGACCCTCGCCAACGAGACCACCAAAAAGGACATGCGCGTGCAGGTCGTCAGCGCCCCCGAGGCCGCCGTGCTGGGGGGCAGCCTGCCCCGCATCTCGGAAGACAGCCCGGTCGGTAAGGAGCTGATGGGCCGCAAGAAGGGCGAGGCCTTTGTGGTCAACCTCGAAAACGGCAAGCAGGTCAAGTACCGGGTGCAGAACATCGAATACTGA
- the lysS gene encoding lysine--tRNA ligase, with the protein MSDPAPTPDPRQGLHEQTVSRLNNLQALREAGFEAHPYSYPRTHHTRDVLAAHPQGGLEAGQEWPEETYALAGRVTLLRHMGKAAFADLQDEFGRLQLHFSKADTETFEGVKKLDLGDIIGVTGFPFVTKTGQLTLRVTSWQPLVKSLHPLPSKFHGLQDEELRARRRYLDLMVTEGAREKFQARSRIIRYLRNELDTRGFMEVEGPTLQVTAGGAEARPFMTHHNALSHDFKLRISLELYLKRLLVGGFEKVYEIGRVYRNEGIDRTHNPEFTMLELYWAYVDYSAIAGLVEDLLSGLAQELHGDYRFEYGGKTLDFTPPFARVDYVGALREHVPELDFDPLDLDRLREFSDARFPQWKAVPAYKLLDKLFGEFVEPLLTNPTFVMDHPAVISPLAKGHRTRPGLTERFEVFCSGFELANAFSELNDAFDQRARFEAQSARRDAGDDEAHAQDEDFLLALEYGMPPAGGLGIGIDRLAMLLTGADSIRDVLLFPLLRPEGSGAPKAGAENLPSPG; encoded by the coding sequence ATGTCGGACCCCGCCCCCACCCCGGACCCCCGTCAGGGCCTGCACGAACAGACCGTCAGCCGCCTGAACAACCTCCAGGCCCTGCGCGAGGCGGGCTTCGAGGCCCACCCTTACAGCTACCCCCGCACCCACCACACCCGCGACGTGCTGGCCGCGCACCCGCAAGGGGGGCTGGAAGCCGGACAGGAGTGGCCGGAGGAGACGTACGCGCTGGCGGGCCGCGTGACCCTGCTGCGGCACATGGGTAAGGCGGCCTTCGCGGACCTGCAAGACGAATTCGGCCGCCTGCAACTGCACTTCTCCAAGGCCGACACCGAGACCTTCGAGGGCGTCAAGAAGCTCGACCTCGGGGACATCATCGGCGTCACGGGCTTTCCCTTCGTCACGAAGACCGGGCAGCTCACCCTGCGCGTCACGTCGTGGCAGCCCCTCGTCAAGAGCCTGCACCCCCTGCCCAGCAAGTTCCACGGCCTGCAAGACGAGGAACTGCGGGCGCGGCGCCGCTACCTCGACCTGATGGTGACCGAGGGAGCGCGGGAGAAGTTTCAGGCCCGCAGCCGCATCATCCGTTACCTCCGCAACGAGCTGGACACGCGGGGCTTCATGGAGGTGGAGGGGCCGACCCTGCAGGTCACGGCGGGCGGCGCGGAGGCCCGGCCCTTCATGACGCACCACAACGCGCTCTCGCACGACTTCAAGCTGCGGATCAGCCTGGAGCTGTACCTCAAGCGGCTGCTCGTCGGCGGCTTCGAGAAGGTGTACGAGATCGGGCGCGTCTACCGCAACGAGGGCATCGACCGCACCCACAACCCCGAGTTCACCATGCTGGAGCTGTACTGGGCCTACGTGGACTACTCGGCCATCGCCGGGCTGGTCGAGGACCTGCTCAGCGGGCTGGCGCAGGAGCTGCACGGGGACTACCGCTTCGAGTATGGGGGCAAGACGCTCGACTTCACGCCGCCCTTCGCGCGGGTGGACTACGTGGGGGCGCTGCGCGAGCACGTGCCGGAGCTGGACTTCGATCCGCTGGACCTTGACCGCCTGCGCGAGTTCAGCGACGCCCGCTTTCCGCAGTGGAAGGCCGTGCCCGCCTACAAGCTGCTCGACAAGCTGTTCGGGGAGTTCGTGGAACCGCTCCTGACCAACCCGACCTTCGTGATGGACCACCCGGCGGTGATCAGCCCGCTTGCCAAGGGGCACCGCACCCGCCCCGGCCTGACCGAACGCTTCGAGGTCTTCTGCTCGGGCTTCGAGCTGGCGAACGCCTTTTCCGAGCTGAACGACGCCTTCGACCAGCGTGCCCGCTTCGAGGCCCAGTCCGCCCGGCGCGACGCCGGAGACGACGAGGCCCACGCCCAGGACGAAGATTTCCTGCTGGCGCTGGAGTACGGCATGCCTCCCGCCGGGGGCCTGGGCATCGGCATCGACCGCCTCGCCATGCTGCTGACCGGCGCGGACTCCATCCGCGACGTGCTGCTGTTTCCGCTGCTGCGCCCGGAGGGGAGCGGGGCGCCCAAGGCAGGCGCCGAGAACCTGCCCTCACCGGGCTGA
- a CDS encoding ROK family transcriptional regulator yields the protein MASPIHPPLPLDLAAIRARHTLLLLGRLWEGDRARVDLARELGLSRSAISSIVAELMAARLVEEAGQRGGGQVGRRATLLTLRAQAAGLLAVDLGASHLRVEVLDLRCGPLASREVVHDVLAGPQATYARLADLAAEVLREAGVPRERVAGVGAGVPGPVDHATGRVISPPNMPGWDGENVRAGLERALGLPAWVDNDANLGALAETRFGQHRGARDLIYVKVATGIGAGVLLGGRLHRGVRGGAGEIGHISINEQGPVGRSGNPGSLESYAAARVLLETAEALRAAGAATTLPQPLTLAALIAGANSDPLAREVWTGAGHHLGVAISTALNLFNPAAVVLGGRLSQAGDVLLQAVRESALRRTMSVNADPTCIDLGTLGDRTGVLGAGAMLLDQLLTPAGLRHLYRVAAWGRGPPATALRPPTPFALSAPGGFP from the coding sequence ATGGCGTCACCGATTCATCCCCCGCTTCCCCTCGATCTGGCGGCCATCCGGGCGCGGCACACGCTGCTGCTGCTGGGCAGGCTGTGGGAGGGGGACCGGGCGCGGGTGGACCTCGCGCGGGAGCTGGGGCTGTCGCGCAGCGCGATCAGCTCCATCGTGGCCGAACTGATGGCGGCCAGGCTGGTCGAGGAAGCCGGGCAGCGCGGGGGCGGGCAGGTGGGCCGCCGCGCCACCCTCCTCACCCTGCGGGCGCAGGCGGCGGGCTTGCTCGCGGTGGACCTGGGGGCCAGTCACCTGCGGGTGGAGGTGTTGGACCTGCGCTGCGGGCCGCTGGCGAGCCGCGAGGTCGTCCACGACGTGCTGGCGGGACCGCAGGCGACTTACGCGCGGCTGGCGGACCTCGCCGCCGAGGTGCTGCGCGAGGCTGGGGTGCCGCGCGAGCGGGTGGCCGGGGTGGGGGCGGGTGTGCCGGGGCCGGTGGACCACGCGACCGGCCGGGTGATCAGCCCTCCCAACATGCCCGGCTGGGACGGCGAGAACGTCCGCGCCGGGCTGGAGCGGGCGCTGGGGTTGCCTGCCTGGGTGGACAACGACGCCAACCTAGGGGCGCTGGCCGAGACGCGCTTCGGGCAGCATCGGGGCGCCCGCGACCTGATTTACGTCAAGGTGGCGACCGGCATCGGGGCCGGGGTGCTGCTGGGCGGGCGGCTGCACCGGGGGGTGCGCGGCGGTGCGGGCGAGATCGGCCACATCAGCATCAACGAGCAGGGGCCGGTGGGCCGCAGCGGGAATCCCGGCAGCCTGGAAAGCTACGCGGCGGCGCGGGTGCTGCTGGAAACCGCCGAGGCCCTCCGGGCGGCGGGGGCCGCGACCACCCTGCCCCAACCTCTCACCCTGGCGGCCCTGATCGCGGGGGCGAACAGCGACCCCCTCGCCCGCGAGGTCTGGACCGGGGCCGGGCACCACCTCGGGGTGGCAATCAGCACGGCGCTGAACCTCTTCAACCCGGCGGCGGTCGTGCTGGGCGGGCGGCTCTCGCAGGCGGGCGACGTGCTGCTGCAGGCCGTACGGGAAAGTGCGCTGCGCCGCACCATGTCGGTCAACGCCGATCCCACCTGCATCGACCTGGGCACCCTGGGGGACCGCACGGGGGTGCTGGGAGCCGGGGCGATGCTGCTTGACCAGCTTCTCACCCCGGCAGGGTTGCGCCACCTCTACCGGGTCGCCGCGTGGGGCCGGGGGCCGCCCGCCACCGCCTTGCGGCCGCCCACGCCCTTCGCCCTTTCTGCCCCTGGAGGTTTCCCATGA
- a CDS encoding ABC transporter substrate-binding protein → MTVSLAKKTALLAAALAVTSSASAAGKLEIFSWWSGDEGPALDALIKLYRQKYPSVTVDNATVSGGAGTNAKAVLKTRMLGGTPPDSFQVHAGQELIGTWVVANRMEDLSGLFRTEGWSKVYPKDLVTLLSARGGIWSVPVNVHRSNVMWYNPAKLKTWGVTPPKTWNEFLTTCAALKRKGVAAPLVMGENWTQQHLWESVMIGTLGAQGWQDLWSGKTKFTDPKVVQGFTTFGRVLDCANKDASGLSWQQASDRIVDGTSAFNVMGDWAAGYFTTTKKLRAGTGFGWAASPGTSGTFVMLADSFGLPKGAKNRAEALNWLRVLGSKAGQDAFNPLKGSIAARTDSDLSKYNTYSRSAAADWRKDRIVGSLVHGAVAPESFMSAFGAVIDQFVASRNAQAAANAAGQLATRSGIGR, encoded by the coding sequence ATGACCGTGTCCCTTGCCAAGAAGACCGCGCTGCTCGCCGCTGCCCTTGCCGTCACGTCCAGCGCCTCTGCCGCCGGAAAGCTGGAAATCTTCTCGTGGTGGTCGGGCGACGAAGGCCCCGCGCTCGACGCCCTGATCAAGCTCTACCGCCAGAAGTACCCCTCGGTGACGGTGGACAACGCGACCGTCTCGGGCGGCGCGGGCACCAACGCCAAGGCCGTGCTCAAGACCCGCATGCTGGGCGGCACGCCCCCCGACTCCTTCCAGGTTCACGCCGGGCAGGAACTGATCGGCACCTGGGTCGTCGCCAACCGCATGGAGGACCTCAGCGGCCTGTTCCGCACCGAGGGCTGGAGCAAGGTCTACCCTAAGGACCTCGTGACGCTGCTCTCGGCCAGGGGCGGCATCTGGAGCGTGCCCGTCAACGTTCACCGCTCGAACGTGATGTGGTACAACCCCGCCAAGCTCAAGACCTGGGGGGTGACCCCGCCCAAGACCTGGAACGAGTTCCTGACGACCTGCGCGGCCCTCAAGCGCAAGGGCGTGGCCGCGCCCCTGGTGATGGGCGAGAACTGGACCCAGCAGCACCTCTGGGAGAGCGTGATGATCGGCACCCTCGGGGCTCAGGGCTGGCAGGACCTGTGGTCGGGCAAGACGAAATTCACCGACCCCAAGGTCGTGCAGGGCTTCACCACCTTCGGGCGGGTGCTGGACTGCGCCAACAAGGACGCCAGCGGCCTGAGCTGGCAGCAGGCTTCCGACCGGATCGTGGACGGCACGAGCGCCTTTAACGTCATGGGCGACTGGGCCGCCGGGTACTTCACTACGACCAAGAAGCTGCGGGCCGGAACGGGCTTCGGCTGGGCGGCCAGCCCCGGCACCTCGGGCACCTTCGTGATGCTGGCCGACTCCTTCGGGCTGCCCAAGGGGGCCAAGAACCGCGCCGAGGCGCTGAACTGGCTGCGGGTGCTGGGCTCCAAGGCCGGGCAGGACGCCTTCAACCCGCTCAAGGGGTCCATCGCCGCCCGCACCGACAGCGACCTGAGCAAGTACAACACCTACTCCAGAAGTGCGGCTGCCGACTGGCGCAAGGACCGCATCGTGGGCAGCCTGGTGCACGGGGCCGTCGCGCCCGAGAGCTTTATGAGCGCCTTCGGGGCCGTGATCGACCAGTTCGTCGCCAGCCGCAACGCGCAGGCCGCCGCCAACGCCGCCGGGCAGCTCGCCACCCGCTCGGGCATCGGGCGCTGA
- a CDS encoding carbohydrate ABC transporter permease, with product MKGLSRDRLWSVLVLLPSVLLLAVFVYGFIGRTVAVSLTDWGNDPAQALALNPVIRPVGLANYQELFTGFLQVRFRQELVNTLFFTVFFIAGTLGLGLALALLLDRNPRGEGLWRTIFLFPMSLSFIVTGTIWRWMLQPQGGLNQFPAVLGLPPGRFEWLSSTASIWGLDWNRVPLLTAAVVALALGVVAWRAARAGNRTRTLVAGACALVLLGWAVFVGPNVQLLPAPEIHGFNLALIGIILAAVWQMSGYTMALYLAGLRGIPEELREAARVDGANEVGLYRHVVFPLLSPITLSAMIILGHISLKIFDLVYAMTGPDNTYTSVPALNMYLTSFRQNQFALGAAIGTILLILVAFVIVPYLSSAFRREEGHA from the coding sequence TTGAAAGGCCTCTCCCGTGACCGGTTGTGGTCGGTCCTCGTGCTGCTGCCCAGCGTGCTGCTGCTGGCGGTGTTCGTGTACGGCTTTATCGGGCGCACCGTCGCCGTGAGCCTGACCGACTGGGGCAACGACCCCGCGCAGGCGCTGGCCCTGAACCCGGTGATTCGCCCGGTGGGGCTGGCGAACTACCAGGAACTCTTCACCGGCTTCCTGCAGGTCCGCTTCCGGCAGGAACTCGTCAACACGTTGTTTTTCACGGTGTTTTTCATCGCAGGGACGCTGGGGCTGGGGCTCGCGCTCGCGCTGCTGCTCGACCGCAACCCACGCGGCGAGGGGCTGTGGCGCACCATCTTCCTCTTTCCCATGAGCCTGAGCTTTATCGTGACGGGCACCATCTGGCGCTGGATGCTTCAGCCGCAGGGGGGCCTCAACCAGTTCCCGGCCGTGTTGGGGCTGCCGCCGGGCCGCTTCGAGTGGCTGAGCAGCACGGCGTCGATCTGGGGGCTGGACTGGAACCGGGTCCCGCTGCTCACGGCGGCCGTGGTGGCGCTCGCGCTGGGCGTGGTCGCGTGGCGGGCCGCCCGCGCGGGGAACCGCACGCGGACGCTGGTGGCGGGGGCCTGTGCCCTCGTGCTGCTGGGCTGGGCCGTCTTCGTGGGGCCGAACGTGCAGCTCCTGCCCGCGCCGGAAATCCACGGCTTCAACCTTGCCCTGATCGGCATCATCCTCGCCGCCGTGTGGCAGATGAGCGGCTACACAATGGCCCTCTACCTCGCCGGGCTGCGCGGGATTCCCGAGGAACTGCGCGAGGCGGCGCGGGTGGACGGCGCGAACGAGGTGGGCCTCTACCGCCACGTCGTCTTTCCGCTGCTCTCGCCCATCACGCTCAGCGCGATGATCATCCTGGGACACATCAGCCTCAAGATCTTCGACCTCGTGTACGCGATGACCGGGCCGGACAACACCTACACCTCAGTGCCCGCGCTGAACATGTACCTCACGTCCTTCCGGCAAAACCAGTTTGCGCTAGGGGCGGCCATCGGGACCATCCTCCTGATTCTGGTGGCGTTCGTGATCGTGCCGTACCTGAGCAGTGCCTTTCGCCGCGAGGAGGGACACGCATGA